Below is a genomic region from Microbulbifer sp. ALW1.
GGCTTGCAAACGTCCACCGGCAGTCGGTTTTTGTCATGCCCAAGTCCTATATCAAGCGCATTTTAGACGCGCGTATTTATGATGTCGCCATCGAAACCCCGCTGGAGCCCATGCGCCAGCTTTCACATCGCCTGGGAAACCGCATTCTGCTGAAGCGCGAAGACCTGCAGCCGGTGTTTTCTTTCAAGATTCGCGGCGCCTATAACAAACTGTTGCAGCTGCCTCCGGAGCAGCGCGCCAAGGGTGTGATCTGTGCTTCGGCGGGCAATCACGCCCAGGGCCTGGCCCTGGGGGCCCAGCAACTGGGGGTGCGCGCGACCATCGTCATGCCGTCGACCACACCGGCGATCAAGGTGAATGCGGTGCGCATGCGCGGTGCCGAGGTGGTGTTGCACGGCGATACCTTTGACGAGGCCGCTGCCCGCGCCAAAGAGCTGGTGGAAGAGCGCGGCCTGGTGTTTATCCACCCCTACGACGACCCGGACGTGATCGCCGGCCAGGGCACCGTGGCGATGGAATTGCTGCGCCAGCAGCCCGGCAATCTGGATGCGGTGTTTATCCCGGTAGGCGGCGGCGGCCTGGCGGCCGGTATGGCGGCCTACATCAAATATGTGCGCCCGGAGATCAAGGTTTACGCGGTAGAGCCGGAAGATGCTGCCTGCCTGAAATTGGCCATGGACGAGGGCAATCGCGACGGGCGCCTGCCGCAAGTGGGCCTGTTTGCCGATGGTGTGGCCGTGGCGCAGATCGGCGAGGAAACCTATCGGGTACTGCGCGAGACCCTCGATGGGGTCATCACCGTGACCACCGACGAAATCTGCGCGGCGATCAAGGACATCTTTGAGGATACCCGCTCCATTGCCGAGCCCGCCGGTGCTGTGGGCCTCGCCGGGATGAAAAAGTATGTGGAACAGAGCGGCGGTGAAAACGCCACCCTGGCCACGGTATGCAGTGGCGCCAACACCAATTTCGACCGCCTGCGCTATATCAGTGAGCGCACTGAAATCGGCGAGAAGCGCGAGGCGGTACTGGCGGTAACCATTCCGGAGAAGCCCGGTAGCTACCTGCAGTTCTGCCAGGATCTGGGCGATCGCTCCATCACCGAGTTCAACTACCGCTATGCCAACAGCGGCGAGGCACACATCTTTGTCGGCATGCAGGTGACCACCGATGCGGATCGCCAGCAGCTGGTTGCGCAATTGCAGGAGGGCGGTTACCGGGTGACTGACCTCACCGACAATGAAATGGCCAAGCTGCATATCCGCCACCTTGTTGGCGGCCGCGCGCCGGGTATCGAGGATGAAGTGGTTTACCGCTTCGAATTCCCCGAGCGCCCCGGAGCACTGCGCAAGTTCCTGGAGCAACTGGCGGGGCGTTGGAATATTACCCTGTTCCACTACCGCAACCACGGCGCGGCCTACGGACGTGTGTTGGTGGGGCTGGAGGTAGCCGAGGCTGAGCGCCCGGCGCTACGGGCCCTGCTGGACCAGTTGCACTACCCCTTCTGGGAAGAAACCGAGAATCCGGCCTACCAGTTCTTCCTTTCCCAGGGGAAATGAACCGGGTGCAGTGGAATATGTGTGCCAGTCGTCAGATTTTGCGGTGGGTAGTTCACCCGCGCGGGTCTGTCGAACTTGCAATTTCCAAAATGTGAGGTTTCTCTCAAAAAAAAGCGCTTGACGGGTTACTATTTGGCCATCGATCGAGTATCTTTTGACCGGTGATTAGCCCTTGTGGGCCAGCTGAATGCCAACTTGGCATCAGTTTGGCAAGGGTAGTGATGCGGGTGACCGAGCAGCTGTGAGAAGGAGGAATTTTTCCTCTGGACCGGAACTTTTCTGGGAGCCTACGTCTAAATCACAACTGGCGGCGCAGATCGCCAGGTAAAAAAGAACTCGAACGAATTAAAAACAACAAGAATTCAGATCTAACAGGATGGTCCCCATGAAACCCGATGCATTGACACTCGCTGTAGTTGTCTTTGTTGCGGGCGTACTGCTGAGCAGCAGTGGTCTGACCGAGGTGTTCTCTTCCGACCAGGAAGAGGCCCCGGCGGCGCTGCAGCAGGGAGTGGTTACTCGCTGACCCCTTCGCCCGCAGGCTGAATGCCACAAAAAAAGCCAAACCCGAAAAGGTTTGGCTTTTTTTGTGCCTGCCGTTCGGGGGCACCCATTGCGATCTAGCGAGGCTCAGGTGCAGCGGTATAACTGCTGATCTGTGGCCACCACTGATAGCGGAATATCCCAGCTCTCCACCGTTAACTGATGTACGCACTGCAACTGGTGGGCAATGCCCGCCAGCTTTGGGCCACTGCCCGGCCGTAAACGCTTGAAGGCAAAGGTGCGGTCATAGTAACCGGCACCCATACCCAGGCGCGCCCCGGAAGGATCAAAGGCCACCAGAGGCAGCAGCACCAGGTCCATTTTGTGTGGTGGCCGGACTTTCGCGATGCGAGATGTCTTCCCGGGCGCAATGCCTGAGGGCTGGTTGCGGCGAACCAGCGGTTCAGGAATACCGTATCGGTTGCGGTAGCGCAGGGGGGTGCCCGACCAATGCAGAAAGGTCATGGTGGAGCGGCTGCCGCGGGGCAGTGCCGGCAGGTAAAAGTATTTGTCGGGGAAGCGCGTCAGCAGCGGGCGCGGATCGATCTCGCCGTCCATGGGCCAGTAAATGCCGATGTGGCGGGCCCGTTTCAGCTCTGGACACAGTGCCAGGCGTGCACACAGCCGCTGGCTGGCCAGGCGCTGCTGATATTGGCTCAGGGCGCGTCGCGCAGCGCGAATTTGTCGGCGCAGCTGGGTTTTGACTGTGGGTACGGGAGTGTCTGACATCGGCGGACGCTGGATGTGCGGCAGTGAAGTTGGCGCACTGCCCGGCGTAAGGAATTAGGAGCCCCGAAGATGCGGCTGATGACATAGCCTTGAACCGTAAGGCTCAAGGTGGGGGTTACCGGAATGCATAAGGCTTTCCGCTACAAGGCGGACTTGCACACCAACATCCGCTGGGAACCTCCAGGGTAGAATTATCGGCTCAGGACATAGTCAACTGGCCAACACTTCAGGGCGAGGGGTAATTATACAACTTGGAAGCTATCTTGGCTAAACGCACTTTCCGTGAAAAATGTGCTTTTTGGCGATAGTCAAGCATCGCGGTTGCGAAGGTCTTATATAAAGCTGTGTAGCGAATAGAAGACAGAGTAGTGGAACGCAGGCAGGGAAGAGTTGGTTAGATAGTTGTGAGTGATTCGCGACGCGAGAGACGCCGGGATCAAGCCTGGTCGAATTTGTTGAGCGCCGCCTGGACTTTTTCGTGCAGGCGATCGAGCATTTCCTCTTCCACCGGCTGACGCGCGAGCCCGGCCTTGGCCTGGATCAGCTCGTGGGCGATATTCAGGGCTGCCATCACCGCAATGCGCTCCGCGCCGATCACGGAACCGCTATTGCGGATTTTGGCCATGCGCTCATTGAGCAGTCGCGCAGACGCCTGCAGTCCCGGCTGCTCTTCTTCCGAACAGGCAACGCGATACTCTTTATCGAGAATCGTGACGGCCACTGTGGCGGAATTGTGCGGTTTGCTGCTCATCAGTTTTCTTGGCTCAGGCCTTTCAGTCGGTTGATCATTGTTTCAACGCGGCTGCGGGCCACTTCATTGTTTTTAATCAGCCGTTGGCGCTCCTGCAGCCACTGGCCTTCCTGTTCACGCAGTGATCGGTTATCTGCGGTCAGCTGCTGGCACTGCTGTATCAGCGAGTCCAGTTTCAATTCTAACGCCTGTAGTTTGTCCATAATGCCTGCGTATTCGGTGCGCCGCTTACCCCTGCGACTTGTTGCGCCGCCGCTCGTCAACGGCGGCCGCTCTTTGCATTGACCGGAATAAAATCCAGCGCCACGACTGCGGGAGTCGGGGGATTCCGCTACTATATTGCCGGTGTAATAGGGGGTCAATTGCCCCGCGTCTTTAGTGTGAACGGGCGCTAGCCATTATTTCACCAGTTTGGTGCGTTAATCGCACCCTAGCTTTGTTTGCCGGTGTCACCAGGAGAGTTTATGTCCCCATCAACCCCTTCCGCAGCGTCAGCCAGGGAAATATCCTTTGATGACCTCGCCAACCAGATTGTGGTGGCCGGCGGAAAAATCGGCCCCAGTGAACTGCACGGGTTTATCTGTGGCCTGCTGGCCGCGGGTGCACGCCCGGACAAGTCGCGCTGGCAGAAAGAGCTGGCGGAATTTCTCGACCTGGATGCGGTACCTGCCGACCTGCTACGGGATGCGCTGCAATTGGCCGAGCGAAGCCAGCAGGACCTTGCGGATAACAATTTTTCATTCCAGCCTCTGCTCAGCAGTAGCGATGAGTTGGCCGAGCGCGGCCAGACCTTGTGCCACTGGTGTGAGGGCTTTTTGCACGGGTTCGGAATCGGCAAGTATGCCGGTGAACTCTTGCCCACCAGCAGCGAGGCATTGAAAGACCTGGCAGAGATTGCCCAGCTGAATGCCTCCGACCTGGAAAACAATCCTGAGCAGGAGCGTGAGTTATTCGAAGTGCAGGAATATGTGCGTATGGCAGCCCTGAATATCTTTGTGGAATGCAACTCTGCAGCGGATGGCGGCGAGACGCCGGCCACTGATGCGCCCACATTGCACTGAAGGGGTGCGCTAAAGGTGCCAAACTCCCGCCGCCAGCCCAGATATTTTTCCAGTTCATGAATATTTCCAAAGCAGAATATGCCCGTCGCCGGCAACGCCTTGTCGATGGGCTGCCACCAAACAGCCTCGCCATAGTGCCGGCGGCGCGTGAGCAATTGCGCTCGCGGGATACCTATTTTCCTTTTCGCCAAGACAGTGACTTTCTGTATCTCAGTGGCTTTGATGAGCCCGAGTCTCTGCTGGTACTGATCCCCGGGCGCGACCAGGGGCAGGCGCTGCTGTTCTGTCGCGAGCGGGATGAGGAAAAAGAAATGTGGGATGGCCCTCGCCTGGGGCCGGAGCGGGCGGCGGAATACTGCGGGCTCTGCGATGCGTTCCCGATCGGTGATCTCGACGATATCTTGCCGGGATTGCTGGAAGGGCGGGACCTGATTTGTTACACCATGGGGCGCTTTCCCCAACTGGATCGTCGCCTGCAGTCCTATCTCAAATCCATCGACAGCGCGCCGGCGAGCAGTGGCGCGCCGGAAATGGTCAGCCTGGACCCTCTGCTACACGATTTGCGCCTGTATAAAAGTGCGGCGGAAATCCGCCTGATGGCGCGCGCGGCCGAGATCAGTGCCGAAGGGCACCGCCGCGCCATGTCGCGCTGCAAGCCCGGGTTGTCGGAATATCACCTGGAAGCAGAATTACTGCACGCCTTTACCGCCGCGGGCGCGCGCGAGCCAGCCTATACCAGTATCGTCGGTGGCGGTCGCAATGCTCTGGTGATGCACTATTGCGCCAACAATGCACCGCTCAAAAACGGCGACCTGGTATTGATTGATGCCGGCTGTGAATACCGCGGGTACGCGGCGGATATCACTCGCACTTTTCCCGTCAACGGCCGCTTTAGTGGCCCGCAAAAAGCTGTGTACGAAATCGTGCTGGCGAGCCAGCAGGCGGCGATCGAACAGATCGTGGCCGGGAACGACTGGGACCAGCCCCACCGCGCCAGTGTGGAAGTGATTGTGCGCGGGCTCAAGGACCTCGGACTGCTGAAGGGCGATACACACGGGTTGATCGAGTCCGGCGCCTACCGCCGCTTTTATATGCATCGCGTTGGGCACTGGCTGGGGATGGATGTGCACGATGTGGGCGATTACAAAGTCCATGGCCAGTGGCGACAACTGGAAACGGGGATGACCATGACGGTTGAGCCCGGAATATATATCGCTGCGGACGACGATGCGGTGCCGGAAAAATTTCGCGGTATCGGCATCCGTATCGAAGACGATGTGGCACTGATGAAAGATGGCGCTCAGGTTTTGTCTGCGGCGGCGCCCAAAAGTGTCGCGGATATCGAGCACCTGATGAGTACCGGAGATCTGGTGCAGGAGACACTGCTGTGAACGAGTCCACCGAAGTTATCAACGCTTCCGATCCGCCGGAAACCGATGTGGCGATTGTCGGTGGCGGTATGGCGGGCGCCTGTCTCGCGCTGATGTTGTCACAGCAGTGCCCTGAAATAACGGTTTCCCTGCTGGAACGCCAGCCGCTGCCAGACAGTAATGCCAGCCTGACGCTGCCGAGTTTTGATACCCGTGCAACAGCCATTGCCGCCGGCAGCCTGCAACTGTTTGCCCAGCTCGGTTTGTGGCCGCAATTGCGGGAGTACGCCGCGCCCATTCGCAAAGTGCAGGTCAGCGACCGCGGCCACAGCCTCGGTGCCACCCTGGATGCAAAGGTGGAGGCTGCGGCAAGTTTTGACGGCATGCTCGGCGCGGTGATTGAAAATGCCGCCCTGGGACCTCTGCTGTACCGGGCGCTGACAGAAACCGACGTGCAAGTACTGGCACCGGCGGAAGTGACCGGAGTGCAGATGTTGCCGGAAGGTGCGCGATTGAGCTGGCACAGCGGTGATAAGCCACAGCAATTACAGGCGGGCTTATTGGTCGTGGCCGACGGTGTTGGCTCGCCGCTGTGTCGCCAGCTGGGGATTGCCTCCTCGGAAGTGGATTATCACCAGCAGGCACTGGTGACTACCGTGGGCCTACAGCGCGACCACGGCGGCGTGGCCTTCGAACGCTTCACCGACAGCGGCCCCATGGCACTTCTGCCACTGCCACACCGGGATGGCACCCACCGGGCGGCGCTGGTATGGACCTGTGAAAATAGCGACAGGGACGCACTGGCGGCCCTGTCGGAGGCCGAGTTCGTGCAACACCTGCAGCGGGCTTTTGGCTGGCGTGCGGGGCGCATCCTGCGCGCCGGCAAGCTGCAGAGCTATCCGCTGAAGCTGTCGCTGGCGCGGGAACAGGTGCGTAGGGGCGTGGCGCTGGTGGGCAACTGTGCGCATTTCCTGCACCCGGTGGCAGGCCAGGGGTTCAATCTCACCCTGCGGGACTGCGATGGCCTGGTGCGGGCGATTGCCACCGGTCGGACACTGGCGGATCAGGGCACCGGTTGCGGGCAATTCCGCCCCGGCGAGCTAGACTTACTTCAGGCTTACTGGCGCGAACGTCAACATGATCAGCAGCTGACCATCGGTTTCAGTGACCGCATCCCCCCCCTGTTTGCCTCCCGCAACCTGTTGATCAGCGGGTTGCGGCAGGCCGGATTGCTGGGGCTGTCGCTGTTTCCCCCCCTGCGCGCAGGCTTTGCCCGCCAGGCCGCTGGTTTGGCGCTCTGATCCACCCTATAAGTATCTGATTCGGTCAACACGCAATTCAGCGCGGAGAACAACTGCCTATGAACAGACAGCGAATGGACGTCACCATCGTCGGCGGCGGCATGGTGGGTATGGCGCAGGCGGCACTGCTGGCCGTGCGCCACCCGCAGCTGCGGATTTCGCTGCTGGAGGCCTCTTCGATCGAACCGCCGGTAGACCCCGAGCACTACGACGCTCGCGTGGTCGCGCTGACGGAATCCTCCCGGGCACTGCTGGAAGAGGTGGGGGCCTGGCAGCAGATAGCCGGCCAGCGCGAGTGCCCCTATACGCAGATGCGGGTGTGGGATGCTGAGGGTACCGGTTCCGTGTGGTTTGACTGTCGCGACGTCAAGTTGCCGAACCTGGGACACATTGTGGAAAACAATGTGATCCTGGCGGCACTGCGCGCGCGTATCAATGCATTGAGCAATGTGGACCTGGTGACCGGGTTCAAGCTGGAAAGCTGGTGGCGGGACTGCGGTCTCTGGCACCTGCAATCCCGCAGCCCGGACCGCGATGCCGTAGAGGGGCTGGACAACCAGTCTCCGGTACTCACCACGCGCCTGTTGATCGGCGCCGACGGCGCCCGCTCACGGGTGCGGGATTTGTTGCGCATTCGCACCCGGGATGTGGAGTATCAACAGACCGCGCTGGTGTGTATCGCCAAGTGCGAGCAGTCGCACCAATTTACCGCTTGGCAGCGATTCCTGGATACCGGCCCCTTGGCATTCCTGCCACTCTCGGGGCTGGGCGATGATCGCCACTGTGCGGTGGTCTGGTCCGCCGACGATGTCCTTGCCCGCGAACTGGTGATGCTGGATGACAAGGCGTTTGCCCTGAATCTGGAAAAGGCGTTTGAAAGCCGCCTCGGCGGAATCGAGTCCGTCAGTGAGCGTTTTTCTTTTGCGCTGCGCGCGCGCCATGCGGAAGCTTATTTCGGTCCGGGTGCGGTGCTGATTGGTGATGCCGCCCACAGCATTCACCCCCTGGCTGGTCAGGGCGTGAACCTGGGGTTGATGGATGTGCTGGTATTGAGTGAGGAGATCGGCCGCGCCCTGAAACGGGAAATTTCGCCGGCGCACACTTCAGTGCTGTCTCGCTACCAGCGCCGTCGCCGCGGTGAAAACGCGGCCACGCTCAAGGCCATGAGCACGTTCAAATCCCTGTTCGGTGCCGGTGATCTGCACTGGCGCTGGTTGCGCAATACCGGGCTGAGCATGGTGGATGCCAGCCCACTATTGAAGAAACGCATCATCATGCGCGCCATGTCGGTGTAAGGCTTGCAGGCCCTGGAGATCCAGCGGTCGCGGTGTTCGATAAAAAACGCGGCGCTGGGCCGCGTTTTTTATTGGCCTGCTGTGCGCCGTGCGAGGGGTGAGGCGCGAGGAACGAGGTGCAAGGAGTAAGGTGTGAGGCTGGTGTGTGAGGAGCTAGGCGCAAAAATGGCGGCATTCAGAATCTCCCGACAAAATTTGTTAGAGTCCCGCGGTCTGTTTTTTCTGCCCCGAGAGTAAAAGGATCGGCACTTGAG
It encodes:
- the ilvA gene encoding threonine ammonia-lyase, biosynthetic is translated as MPKSYIKRILDARIYDVAIETPLEPMRQLSHRLGNRILLKREDLQPVFSFKIRGAYNKLLQLPPEQRAKGVICASAGNHAQGLALGAQQLGVRATIVMPSTTPAIKVNAVRMRGAEVVLHGDTFDEAAARAKELVEERGLVFIHPYDDPDVIAGQGTVAMELLRQQPGNLDAVFIPVGGGGLAAGMAAYIKYVRPEIKVYAVEPEDAACLKLAMDEGNRDGRLPQVGLFADGVAVAQIGEETYRVLRETLDGVITVTTDEICAAIKDIFEDTRSIAEPAGAVGLAGMKKYVEQSGGENATLATVCSGANTNFDRLRYISERTEIGEKREAVLAVTIPEKPGSYLQFCQDLGDRSITEFNYRYANSGEAHIFVGMQVTTDADRQQLVAQLQEGGYRVTDLTDNEMAKLHIRHLVGGRAPGIEDEVVYRFEFPERPGALRKFLEQLAGRWNITLFHYRNHGAAYGRVLVGLEVAEAERPALRALLDQLHYPFWEETENPAYQFFLSQGK
- a CDS encoding 5-formyltetrahydrofolate cyclo-ligase produces the protein MSDTPVPTVKTQLRRQIRAARRALSQYQQRLASQRLCARLALCPELKRARHIGIYWPMDGEIDPRPLLTRFPDKYFYLPALPRGSRSTMTFLHWSGTPLRYRNRYGIPEPLVRRNQPSGIAPGKTSRIAKVRPPHKMDLVLLPLVAFDPSGARLGMGAGYYDRTFAFKRLRPGSGPKLAGIAHQLQCVHQLTVESWDIPLSVVATDQQLYRCT
- a CDS encoding cell division protein ZapA — protein: MSSKPHNSATVAVTILDKEYRVACSEEEQPGLQASARLLNERMAKIRNSGSVIGAERIAVMAALNIAHELIQAKAGLARQPVEEEMLDRLHEKVQAALNKFDQA
- a CDS encoding TIGR02449 family protein, with the protein product MDKLQALELKLDSLIQQCQQLTADNRSLREQEGQWLQERQRLIKNNEVARSRVETMINRLKGLSQEN
- a CDS encoding UPF0149 family protein — protein: MSPSTPSAASAREISFDDLANQIVVAGGKIGPSELHGFICGLLAAGARPDKSRWQKELAEFLDLDAVPADLLRDALQLAERSQQDLADNNFSFQPLLSSSDELAERGQTLCHWCEGFLHGFGIGKYAGELLPTSSEALKDLAEIAQLNASDLENNPEQERELFEVQEYVRMAALNIFVECNSAADGGETPATDAPTLH
- the pepP gene encoding Xaa-Pro aminopeptidase, coding for MNISKAEYARRRQRLVDGLPPNSLAIVPAAREQLRSRDTYFPFRQDSDFLYLSGFDEPESLLVLIPGRDQGQALLFCRERDEEKEMWDGPRLGPERAAEYCGLCDAFPIGDLDDILPGLLEGRDLICYTMGRFPQLDRRLQSYLKSIDSAPASSGAPEMVSLDPLLHDLRLYKSAAEIRLMARAAEISAEGHRRAMSRCKPGLSEYHLEAELLHAFTAAGAREPAYTSIVGGGRNALVMHYCANNAPLKNGDLVLIDAGCEYRGYAADITRTFPVNGRFSGPQKAVYEIVLASQQAAIEQIVAGNDWDQPHRASVEVIVRGLKDLGLLKGDTHGLIESGAYRRFYMHRVGHWLGMDVHDVGDYKVHGQWRQLETGMTMTVEPGIYIAADDDAVPEKFRGIGIRIEDDVALMKDGAQVLSAAAPKSVADIEHLMSTGDLVQETLL
- a CDS encoding FAD-dependent monooxygenase, which gives rise to MNESTEVINASDPPETDVAIVGGGMAGACLALMLSQQCPEITVSLLERQPLPDSNASLTLPSFDTRATAIAAGSLQLFAQLGLWPQLREYAAPIRKVQVSDRGHSLGATLDAKVEAAASFDGMLGAVIENAALGPLLYRALTETDVQVLAPAEVTGVQMLPEGARLSWHSGDKPQQLQAGLLVVADGVGSPLCRQLGIASSEVDYHQQALVTTVGLQRDHGGVAFERFTDSGPMALLPLPHRDGTHRAALVWTCENSDRDALAALSEAEFVQHLQRAFGWRAGRILRAGKLQSYPLKLSLAREQVRRGVALVGNCAHFLHPVAGQGFNLTLRDCDGLVRAIATGRTLADQGTGCGQFRPGELDLLQAYWRERQHDQQLTIGFSDRIPPLFASRNLLISGLRQAGLLGLSLFPPLRAGFARQAAGLAL
- a CDS encoding UbiH/UbiF/VisC/COQ6 family ubiquinone biosynthesis hydroxylase, with protein sequence MNRQRMDVTIVGGGMVGMAQAALLAVRHPQLRISLLEASSIEPPVDPEHYDARVVALTESSRALLEEVGAWQQIAGQRECPYTQMRVWDAEGTGSVWFDCRDVKLPNLGHIVENNVILAALRARINALSNVDLVTGFKLESWWRDCGLWHLQSRSPDRDAVEGLDNQSPVLTTRLLIGADGARSRVRDLLRIRTRDVEYQQTALVCIAKCEQSHQFTAWQRFLDTGPLAFLPLSGLGDDRHCAVVWSADDVLARELVMLDDKAFALNLEKAFESRLGGIESVSERFSFALRARHAEAYFGPGAVLIGDAAHSIHPLAGQGVNLGLMDVLVLSEEIGRALKREISPAHTSVLSRYQRRRRGENAATLKAMSTFKSLFGAGDLHWRWLRNTGLSMVDASPLLKKRIIMRAMSV